A genomic region of Deltaproteobacteria bacterium contains the following coding sequences:
- the hisB gene encoding imidazoleglycerol-phosphate dehydratase HisB, with protein sequence MTDERKATLARKTRETDIQLELNLDGSGQYEIATGIAFFDHMLESFAKHAAFDLRLRASGDLSVDLHHTVEDVGIALGQALRQALGDAAGIRRYGFFVLPMAEARADVAVDVSNRPYLVYRVELANDRVGAFDVALVEDFVQALAQNAGLDLHVELRYGRSPHHAVEAIFKGLARALRAAVERDPRTAGVPSVKGVL encoded by the coding sequence GTGACGGACGAACGCAAGGCGACGCTCGCGCGCAAGACGCGCGAGACCGACATCCAGCTCGAGCTGAACCTCGACGGCAGCGGCCAGTACGAGATCGCGACGGGCATCGCGTTCTTCGACCACATGCTCGAGTCCTTCGCGAAGCACGCCGCCTTCGACCTGCGCCTGCGCGCGAGCGGCGACCTGTCGGTGGACCTCCACCACACGGTCGAGGACGTCGGCATCGCGCTCGGCCAGGCGCTCCGCCAGGCGCTCGGCGACGCCGCCGGCATCCGCCGCTACGGCTTCTTCGTGCTGCCGATGGCGGAGGCGCGCGCCGACGTCGCCGTGGACGTCTCGAACCGCCCCTACCTGGTGTACCGGGTCGAGCTCGCCAACGACCGGGTCGGCGCCTTCGACGTGGCGCTCGTCGAGGACTTCGTGCAGGCGCTCGCGCAGAACGCCGGGCTCGACCTGCACGTGGAGCTCCGCTACGGGCGGAGCCCCCACCACGCGGTGGAGGCGATCTTCAAGGGCCTGGCCCGGGCGCTGCGCGCGGCCGTCGAGCGCGACCCGCGCACGGCGGGCGTGCCCTCGGTGAAGGGGGTCCTCTAG